One window of the Nicotiana tabacum cultivar K326 chromosome 4, ASM71507v2, whole genome shotgun sequence genome contains the following:
- the LOC107814235 gene encoding putative F-box protein At5g55150 encodes MHIDLRTPLPFVIMSEPGDLRWTRIRWEQCSHSPYGDVVYFNGHFYAVDYLGRVLVCDVAGPKPTRSHIVAQLPGDRLHQLYILESLGSLFVVVRDGVQVRHVKDDCDRIPLTILPESNIKEDVTYGTTNFRVFQVDLAAGKATQTRELGDSFFFLVLYNASLSVQASQFPGIKPNFIYFTDDFWETYLAYAEGGGLDMGVFYLADGSIQPHYKGVSLSRVCPPTWVTPTVY; translated from the coding sequence ATGCATATCGACTTGCGTACTCCTTTGCCCTTTGTTATTATGTCCGAACCAGGTGATTTGAGATGGACCAGGATTCGCTGGGAGCAGTGCTCTCACTCTCCATATGGTGATGTGGTATATTTTAATGGCCACTTTTATGCAGTCGATTATTTGGGCCGCGTCCTAGTTTGTGATGTTGCTGGCCCTAAACCCACTAGAAGTCATATCGTAGCTCAGCTTCCTGGAGACCGTTTACATCAGCTATACATCCTAGAATCACTAGGATCATTATTTGTAGTTGTGCGCGACGGTGTCCAAGTAAGGCACGTCAAAGATGATTGCGACAGGATTCCGCTGACTATCCTCCCAGAATCCAATATTAAGGAGGATGTAACATATGGGACGACAAATTTTCGAGTTTTCCAGGTCGATTTAGCTGCTGGTAAAGCGACGCAAACCAGGGAATTAGGTGACAGTTTTTTTTTCTTGGTgctatataatgcttctctttcgGTCCAAGCTTCTCAATTTCCAGGAATCAAGCCCAACTTCATTTATTTTACTGACGATTTTTGGGAAACATACCTCGCCTATGCAGAAGGAGGCGGCTTGGACATGGGTGTATTCTACTTAGCAGATGGCAGTATCCAGCCGCATTACAAAGGTGTTTCGCTCAGTCGTGTTTGTCCTCCAACTTGGGTCACACCAACTGTGTATTGA